One Natrinema halophilum genomic window carries:
- a CDS encoding amino acid-binding protein → MGDGPDSGDEDDPDAETDGGVRAYTVRLELVDEPGELLRALAPIAESGGNLLSIHHERGNITPRGHIPVEVDLECPPDRFDDIVQALRDAGVNVIQAGEEHYGEEVNVVLVGRLVETDLSNTLSRIEDEADAVVLDLSLAAPDGTEGIASARARLAIDSGRTEDALAAIRSIGTDKELTIVEPLLGGEA, encoded by the coding sequence ATGGGTGACGGGCCAGATTCAGGCGATGAGGACGATCCCGACGCCGAGACCGACGGGGGCGTCCGTGCCTATACCGTCAGACTCGAACTCGTCGACGAGCCCGGCGAGTTGCTTCGCGCTCTCGCCCCCATCGCCGAAAGCGGCGGCAATCTGCTGAGCATCCACCACGAACGCGGCAATATCACCCCTCGCGGGCACATCCCCGTCGAAGTCGACCTCGAGTGTCCCCCCGATCGATTCGACGACATCGTTCAGGCACTGCGCGACGCCGGCGTCAACGTCATCCAGGCCGGTGAAGAACACTACGGCGAAGAAGTCAACGTGGTTCTGGTCGGTCGCCTCGTCGAGACCGACCTCTCGAACACGCTCTCGCGAATCGAAGACGAAGCCGACGCCGTCGTCCTCGATCTTTCGCTGGCAGCACCCGATGGAACCGAAGGCATCGCGAGCGCTCGCGCCCGACTCGCGATCGATTCCGGCCGAACCGAAGATGCGCTCGCGGCCATTCGATCGATCGGGACGGACAAGGAACTGACCATCGTCGAACCCCTGCTCGGAGGTGAGGCCTGA
- a CDS encoding homoserine dehydrogenase: protein MRLAILGAGDVGQSVADLAGEYGHEVVALADSTSATVDSDGIAVRDVLERKVGDDALGSDDPEDVFGIEYDVLVEATPTTLGDAEPGFTHVQRALEADRNVVLANKGPVAERYAELRALEAESAGSIRFEATVGGAIPVLSTIEDCTPQAVTAVRGVLNGTANFILTRMAAEGLDYEHVLAEAQDLGVAEADPTFDVDGTDAALKFVILANVLADGGFALDDATVEGIQNIPGSALDLAAEDGRTIRLIGEATRDGVRVGPRLVPENGALAVTGTRNIVQIETRNAGSLHSSGRGAGGPETATAVLSDVGRLPPL, encoded by the coding sequence ATGCGACTCGCGATTCTCGGCGCCGGAGACGTCGGACAGTCGGTCGCCGATCTCGCCGGGGAGTACGGCCACGAAGTCGTCGCACTCGCTGACTCCACCAGCGCGACAGTCGACTCGGACGGCATCGCCGTCCGAGACGTTCTCGAGCGCAAGGTCGGCGACGACGCGCTCGGAAGCGACGATCCCGAGGACGTCTTCGGTATCGAATACGACGTGCTGGTCGAAGCGACACCGACCACGCTCGGCGACGCCGAACCCGGTTTCACCCACGTCCAGCGCGCGCTCGAGGCCGACCGCAACGTCGTCCTCGCGAACAAGGGACCAGTCGCCGAACGCTATGCGGAACTCCGCGCGCTCGAAGCCGAAAGCGCCGGCTCGATCCGATTCGAGGCGACGGTCGGCGGCGCAATTCCAGTTCTCTCTACGATCGAAGACTGTACGCCGCAGGCAGTCACCGCAGTCCGTGGCGTCCTCAACGGCACTGCAAACTTCATTCTCACCCGGATGGCCGCCGAAGGACTCGACTACGAACACGTCCTCGCGGAAGCCCAGGACCTGGGGGTTGCCGAGGCCGACCCGACCTTCGACGTCGACGGCACCGATGCCGCACTGAAGTTCGTCATCCTGGCGAACGTACTGGCCGACGGCGGCTTCGCACTCGACGATGCGACGGTCGAGGGCATTCAAAATATTCCCGGCAGTGCACTCGATCTCGCGGCCGAAGACGGTCGGACGATACGTCTCATCGGCGAAGCAACTCGCGACGGCGTTCGGGTCGGGCCACGCCTCGTTCCCGAAAACGGCGCCCTCGCGGTTACTGGAACCAGAAACATCGTCCAAATAGAAACTCGTAACGCCGGGTCCCTCCACTCGAGCGGTCGCGGCGCTGGTGGCCCGGAGACGGCGACCGCCGTGCTCTCCGACGTCGGCCGGCTTCCGCCGCTGTGA